One stretch of Saccharopolyspora erythraea DNA includes these proteins:
- a CDS encoding GDSL-type esterase/lipase family protein, producing the protein MTDWITTPIEPAMLRGAIELERTEHGVLPLRLPARFRTQFPHEYVAMAAAQPSGVRLALRTRATAVELDVLPTKMVYGGGPATADGVYELLVDGRQAGRTSVPGGNVRTVDMSTWAADTTPGQPGTARFTDLPAGEKDLEIWLPQNEITELVALRADAPVEPAPARGRRVWLHHGSSISHGSTAEGPTATWPALAASRGEVELVNLGLSGNALLDPFTARTMRDTTADLISVKIGINLVGSDLMRLRAFGPAVHGFLDTVREGHPATPLLVVSPILCPIHEDTPGPGALDQEAPALRFRAMGDPADVAGGRLTLNVIRDELARIVERRAADDPNLHYLDGRSLYGERDFAELPLPDELHPDPAGHRRVGERFAELVFGDGGPFAAEVG; encoded by the coding sequence GTGACGGACTGGATCACCACCCCGATCGAGCCGGCCATGCTGCGCGGCGCGATCGAGCTGGAACGCACCGAGCACGGCGTGCTTCCGCTCCGGCTTCCTGCCCGCTTCCGCACCCAGTTCCCGCACGAGTACGTGGCCATGGCCGCCGCCCAGCCCTCGGGTGTGCGGCTCGCCCTGCGCACCCGGGCCACCGCCGTCGAGCTGGACGTGCTGCCCACGAAGATGGTCTACGGGGGCGGCCCGGCCACCGCGGACGGCGTGTACGAGCTGCTCGTCGACGGCCGCCAGGCCGGGCGGACCAGCGTGCCCGGCGGCAACGTCCGCACCGTCGACATGTCCACCTGGGCCGCGGACACCACGCCGGGCCAGCCTGGCACCGCCCGGTTCACCGACCTGCCCGCCGGTGAGAAGGATCTCGAGATCTGGCTGCCCCAGAACGAGATCACCGAGCTGGTGGCGCTGCGCGCCGACGCCCCGGTCGAGCCGGCGCCGGCCCGAGGCCGCCGGGTGTGGCTGCACCACGGCAGTTCGATCAGCCACGGCTCCACCGCCGAGGGCCCCACCGCGACCTGGCCCGCGCTGGCCGCCTCCCGGGGCGAGGTGGAGCTGGTCAACCTGGGCTTGAGCGGCAACGCCCTGCTCGACCCGTTCACCGCGCGGACCATGCGGGACACCACCGCCGACCTGATCAGCGTCAAGATCGGCATCAACCTGGTCGGCTCAGACCTGATGCGCCTGCGCGCCTTCGGCCCGGCGGTCCACGGCTTCCTCGACACCGTCCGCGAGGGGCATCCGGCCACGCCGCTGCTGGTCGTCTCCCCGATCCTGTGCCCGATCCACGAGGACACCCCGGGTCCCGGGGCCCTGGACCAGGAGGCTCCCGCGCTGCGGTTCCGGGCCATGGGCGACCCCGCCGACGTCGCCGGAGGCCGGCTGACGCTCAACGTCATCCGCGACGAGCTCGCCCGCATCGTCGAGCGCCGAGCCGCCGACGACCCGAACCTGCACTACCTCGACGGCCGCTCGCTCTACGGCGAACGGGACTTCGCCGAGCTGCCGCTGCCCGACGAACTGCACCCGGACCCCGCCGGGCACCGCCGAGTAGGGGAGCGCTTCGCGGAGCTGGTCTTCGGGGACGGCGGTCCGTTCGCTGCGGAGGTCGGCTGA
- a CDS encoding MFS transporter, giving the protein MSETLATARRPVRAEQRARWACTTYFVLTGLTLATWTARIPAVKGDLRLDDAQITLALFALAAGTVLAMQVVGRLADRFGSARVMVPAGVLLGLTTAVLGLAWNAPTLLAGLLVLGLWHGTVDVTMNAHAVQVQRHYGRPIMGGFHGMFSVGGLLGAGLGAFAAHFQLTAATNFLVVGIAVTVLAAVTGRALLPAEEHPPQEKPSAGRGVPAAILFLGALGFFCSVGEGSVADWSPLYLHDTLHTSAAVAPIGYAVFSVAMAVFRFLGDRMSMLLGPVVLVRCCGLVAGIGLGTALLLHHPVAAITGFGLFGVGLSCIVPQVFSAAGNRDPQRRARDLAQVSTLSYGGLMAGPVFIGLVAHGFGLAVGLAIPAVLALLVALSAPAVRPRRAG; this is encoded by the coding sequence TTGTCTGAGACGCTCGCCACGGCTCGTCGTCCCGTCCGCGCCGAGCAGCGCGCCCGGTGGGCGTGCACGACCTACTTCGTGCTCACCGGCCTGACCTTGGCGACCTGGACCGCGCGCATCCCCGCGGTCAAGGGCGACCTGCGGCTGGACGACGCCCAGATCACGCTCGCGCTGTTCGCGCTCGCGGCCGGGACCGTGCTGGCGATGCAGGTCGTGGGCAGGCTCGCCGACCGCTTCGGCAGCGCGCGGGTCATGGTGCCCGCCGGGGTGCTGCTCGGGCTCACCACCGCCGTGCTCGGCCTCGCGTGGAACGCACCAACGCTCCTGGCCGGACTGCTGGTGCTCGGTCTGTGGCACGGCACTGTGGACGTGACCATGAACGCGCACGCGGTCCAGGTGCAGCGCCACTACGGGCGGCCGATCATGGGGGGATTCCACGGAATGTTCAGCGTCGGCGGCCTCCTGGGAGCCGGACTCGGCGCCTTCGCCGCGCACTTCCAGCTCACCGCCGCGACCAACTTCCTGGTCGTCGGCATCGCGGTCACGGTGCTGGCGGCGGTGACCGGCCGGGCGTTGTTGCCCGCGGAGGAGCACCCGCCGCAGGAGAAGCCGAGCGCGGGCCGGGGTGTGCCCGCGGCGATCCTGTTCCTCGGCGCGCTGGGTTTCTTCTGCTCGGTCGGCGAGGGGTCGGTGGCCGACTGGTCACCGCTGTACCTGCACGACACGCTGCACACCAGCGCGGCGGTGGCGCCCATCGGCTACGCGGTCTTCTCGGTGGCGATGGCGGTGTTCCGGTTCCTCGGGGACCGGATGTCCATGCTGCTCGGCCCGGTCGTGCTGGTGCGCTGCTGCGGTCTGGTCGCCGGGATCGGACTCGGGACGGCGCTGCTGCTGCACCACCCGGTCGCCGCGATCACCGGGTTCGGTCTGTTCGGCGTCGGGCTGTCCTGCATCGTGCCGCAGGTGTTCAGCGCGGCGGGCAACCGCGACCCGCAGCGCCGCGCCCGCGACCTCGCCCAGGTGAGCACCCTCAGCTACGGCGGTCTGATGGCGGGTCCGGTGTTCATCGGTCTGGTGGCGCACGGTTTCGGCCTGGCGGTCGGCCTGGCCATCCCCGCGGTTCTGGCGCTGCTGGTGGCGCTGTCCGCACCCGCCGTCCGGCCGCGGCGGGCGGGCTGA
- a CDS encoding PH domain-containing protein, with amino-acid sequence MNAAAVGSVEVRPKKIRRVAIPLAVVLVVTFAVVGTLLRNTPTGVTFQVSDQVAMAVLGLLLAAGVMLLTRPRMRADSAGIEVRNIIGTQRYRWELVQAVSFPDGAPWARLELPEDEYVPIMAIQATDGAHAVAAMRELRELRRRLDDEQD; translated from the coding sequence GTGAACGCGGCGGCGGTCGGCTCGGTGGAGGTCCGGCCGAAGAAGATCCGCCGGGTGGCGATCCCGCTGGCCGTCGTACTCGTCGTGACCTTCGCGGTGGTGGGAACGCTGCTGCGCAACACGCCGACCGGCGTGACGTTCCAGGTCTCCGACCAGGTGGCGATGGCCGTGCTCGGCCTGCTGCTGGCGGCAGGCGTGATGCTGCTGACCCGGCCGCGCATGCGCGCCGACAGCGCGGGCATCGAGGTCCGCAACATCATCGGCACCCAGCGCTACCGCTGGGAGCTGGTCCAGGCGGTCAGCTTCCCCGACGGCGCGCCGTGGGCGCGGCTGGAGCTGCCGGAGGACGAGTACGTGCCGATCATGGCGATCCAGGCGACCGACGGCGCGCACGCGGTGGCGGCGATGCGCGAGCTCCGCGAGCTGCGCCGCAGGCTTGACGACGAGCAGGACTGA
- the ribH gene encoding 6,7-dimethyl-8-ribityllumazine synthase translates to MSGEGRPRVSVPQAGELRLGIAAIRWHEKITDRMLERALAAASEAGIAEPTVVRVPGSVELPVVCQQLAHQHDAVVALGVVIRGGTPHFEYVCDSVTAGLTRVSLDESTPVGNGVLTCDTEEQALARAGFEGSAEDKGFEATAAALETALVLRELRGFENGRGFL, encoded by the coding sequence ATGAGCGGCGAGGGTCGTCCGCGGGTGTCGGTGCCGCAGGCCGGTGAACTGCGGCTGGGGATCGCCGCCATCCGGTGGCACGAGAAGATCACCGACCGGATGCTCGAACGCGCCCTGGCGGCGGCGAGCGAGGCCGGCATCGCCGAGCCGACCGTGGTGCGGGTGCCGGGCTCGGTCGAGCTGCCGGTGGTGTGCCAGCAGCTGGCCCACCAGCACGACGCGGTGGTCGCGCTGGGCGTGGTGATCCGCGGCGGCACCCCGCACTTCGAGTACGTGTGCGACTCGGTCACCGCGGGCCTGACCAGGGTCTCGCTGGACGAGTCGACCCCGGTCGGCAACGGCGTGCTGACCTGCGACACCGAGGAGCAGGCGCTGGCCCGTGCCGGGTTCGAGGGCTCGGCCGAGGACAAGGGCTTCGAGGCCACCGCGGCGGCGCTGGAGACCGCGCTGGTCCTGCGCGAGCTGCGCGGCTTCGAGAACGGGCGGGGATTCCTGTGA
- a CDS encoding EamA family transporter: MIALLLALGSSLAYGCADFLGGLGARRAHVLRTVMIAAPASLAVELLLWPLLGASFSAAVLGWGAASGVASAAAFALLYRTLAIGPMNVLSPVTALVSAALPVGVGLLQGEHLAAAGFVGLPLALVAVVLVSAGHGADSARPSPTALLLAFGAGAAIALQLVFLHQAPSDSGVAPLIVGRAVSSAISLAAAGLMRRKLGTERPAYAMSAGAGALDSVANLLFLLAARSGDLAVVAVIVALYPAGTVLLARGVLAERIHRGQLVGLGTAAVAVSLLAVT, from the coding sequence GTGATCGCTCTGCTGCTGGCTCTGGGCAGCTCGCTCGCCTACGGGTGCGCCGACTTCCTCGGCGGCCTCGGAGCCCGCAGGGCTCATGTGCTGCGCACCGTGATGATCGCGGCCCCGGCGAGCCTCGCGGTCGAGCTGCTGCTGTGGCCGTTGCTGGGTGCCTCTTTCAGCGCCGCGGTCCTCGGCTGGGGTGCCGCATCGGGCGTCGCGTCGGCCGCCGCGTTCGCCCTGCTCTACCGCACCCTGGCGATCGGCCCGATGAACGTGCTCTCGCCCGTGACCGCGCTGGTGTCCGCCGCGCTGCCCGTCGGCGTGGGGCTTCTGCAGGGCGAGCACCTGGCCGCCGCCGGGTTTGTGGGACTGCCGCTCGCGCTGGTGGCGGTGGTGCTGGTCAGCGCCGGACACGGCGCGGATTCGGCGCGCCCGTCACCCACCGCGCTGCTGCTGGCCTTCGGTGCGGGTGCCGCCATCGCCCTTCAGTTGGTCTTCCTGCACCAGGCTCCGTCCGACAGCGGGGTGGCTCCGCTGATCGTGGGCAGGGCGGTCTCCTCGGCCATCAGCCTCGCCGCGGCGGGGCTGATGCGGCGCAAGCTGGGCACCGAGCGGCCCGCATACGCGATGTCGGCGGGCGCCGGTGCCCTGGACTCCGTGGCGAACCTGTTGTTCCTTCTCGCCGCCCGCAGCGGGGACCTCGCCGTCGTCGCCGTGATCGTCGCCCTGTACCCGGCAGGCACGGTCCTGCTCGCCCGCGGCGTGCTTGCCGAACGCATCCACCGCGGCCAGCTCGTCGGCCTGGGCACCGCCGCCGTCGCCGTCAGCCTCCTCGCCGTGACCTGA
- a CDS encoding bifunctional 3,4-dihydroxy-2-butanone-4-phosphate synthase/GTP cyclohydrolase II, which produces MHPEGKGTNTVSTHKFDDIERALADIAAGRPVIVVDDEDRENEGDLIFAAEMATPEMVAFMVRYTSGYICVALTGEDCDRLDLPPMYHWNQDRKGTAYTVTVDAAEGVSTGISAADRAHTLKVLAHADSAADDLNRPGHVVPLRARDGGVLRRPGHTEAAVDLSRLAGLRPVGALCEIVSQKSEGDMARRDELEVFADEHDLALITIADLIAYRRRFEQQVVRVAEARIPTAHGTFRTVGYDSTLDGIEHLALVYGDIGDGEDILVRVHSECLTGDVLGSLRCDCGPQLAAAMEKVAEAGRGVVLYMRGHEGRGIGLMHKLQAYQLQDDGADTVDANVALGMPVDGRDYGQGAQILCDLGIKSMRLLTNNPAKRVGLEGYGLRVVGREPLPIRPNPENLRYLQTKRDRMGHELYDLEDGEDSSLGGEAGVTA; this is translated from the coding sequence GTGCACCCCGAAGGCAAGGGCACGAACACGGTGAGCACACACAAGTTCGACGACATCGAGCGCGCACTGGCCGACATCGCGGCCGGACGCCCGGTGATCGTCGTCGATGACGAGGACCGCGAGAACGAGGGCGACCTGATCTTCGCCGCCGAGATGGCCACGCCGGAGATGGTGGCGTTCATGGTCCGCTACACCTCCGGCTACATCTGCGTGGCGCTCACCGGCGAGGACTGCGACCGGCTCGACCTGCCGCCGATGTACCACTGGAACCAGGACCGCAAGGGCACCGCCTACACGGTCACCGTCGACGCGGCCGAGGGCGTCAGCACCGGCATCTCGGCGGCCGACCGCGCGCACACGCTCAAGGTCCTGGCCCACGCCGACTCCGCCGCCGACGACCTCAACCGCCCCGGGCACGTGGTGCCGCTGCGGGCCCGCGACGGCGGCGTCCTGCGCCGCCCGGGCCACACCGAGGCGGCGGTGGACCTGTCCCGGCTGGCCGGGCTGCGCCCGGTGGGCGCGCTGTGCGAGATCGTCAGCCAGAAGAGCGAGGGCGACATGGCCCGCCGCGACGAGCTGGAGGTCTTCGCCGACGAGCACGACCTCGCGCTGATCACCATCGCGGACCTGATCGCCTACCGTCGCCGGTTCGAGCAGCAGGTCGTGCGGGTCGCCGAGGCGCGCATCCCCACCGCGCACGGCACGTTCCGCACCGTCGGCTACGACAGCACGCTGGACGGCATCGAGCACCTCGCGCTGGTCTACGGCGACATCGGCGACGGCGAGGACATCCTGGTCCGGGTGCACTCGGAGTGCCTGACCGGCGACGTGCTCGGCTCGCTGCGCTGCGACTGCGGCCCGCAGCTGGCCGCGGCGATGGAGAAGGTCGCCGAGGCCGGGCGCGGCGTCGTGCTCTACATGCGCGGACACGAGGGCCGCGGCATCGGGCTGATGCACAAGCTGCAGGCCTACCAGCTGCAGGACGACGGCGCCGACACCGTCGACGCCAACGTCGCGCTGGGCATGCCGGTCGACGGCCGCGACTACGGCCAGGGCGCGCAGATCCTCTGCGACCTGGGCATCAAGTCGATGCGGCTGCTGACCAACAACCCGGCCAAGCGGGTCGGGCTGGAGGGCTACGGGCTGCGGGTCGTCGGCCGCGAGCCGCTGCCGATCCGGCCGAACCCGGAGAACCTGCGCTACCTGCAGACCAAGCGCGATCGGATGGGCCACGAGCTGTACGACCTGGAAGACGGCGAGGACTCCTCGCTCGGTGGCGAGGCGGGAGTGACGGCATGA
- a CDS encoding DeoR/GlpR family DNA-binding transcription regulator → MEAAERSRAIIERLRAAERVTVAELAEETASSEMTIRRDLDQLAEQGVLRRVRGGAVSLLLRGEATPFAVRERESAEAKRRIAAEAGGLLTDGESVVLDSGTTTLELARVLAHRRLTVIPLDLHSANALSTGPGVRLLMPGGQTQPGELSFVGHLTETSLRALRTDTAVIGVCGLSVQHGLTAHDLAEVPVKQAAIASARRTIAVCDGTKFGRTGLGHVCDITALDVVITDRDAPADAIAELEAAGVVVRVV, encoded by the coding sequence ATGGAAGCAGCGGAGCGCTCACGCGCGATCATCGAACGCCTGCGAGCGGCGGAACGGGTCACCGTGGCCGAGCTCGCCGAGGAGACCGCCAGTTCGGAGATGACCATCCGGCGCGACCTCGACCAGCTCGCCGAGCAGGGCGTGCTGCGCCGCGTGCGCGGCGGCGCGGTCAGCCTGCTGCTGCGCGGCGAGGCGACGCCGTTCGCCGTGCGCGAGCGGGAGTCGGCCGAGGCCAAGCGCCGCATCGCCGCCGAGGCCGGCGGCCTGCTCACCGACGGCGAGTCGGTGGTGCTCGACAGCGGCACCACGACGCTGGAGCTGGCCAGGGTCCTGGCGCACCGGCGCCTCACGGTGATCCCGCTCGACCTGCACTCGGCCAACGCGCTCAGCACCGGGCCGGGGGTCCGGCTGCTGATGCCGGGCGGGCAGACCCAGCCCGGCGAGCTGTCGTTCGTGGGGCACCTGACCGAGACGTCGCTGCGTGCGCTGCGCACCGACACCGCCGTGATCGGCGTCTGCGGGCTGTCGGTCCAGCACGGCCTCACCGCGCACGACCTCGCCGAGGTGCCGGTCAAGCAGGCGGCGATCGCGTCGGCGCGGCGCACCATCGCCGTGTGCGACGGCACGAAGTTCGGCCGCACCGGCCTGGGGCACGTCTGCGACATCACCGCGCTGGACGTGGTGATCACCGACCGCGACGCCCCCGCGGACGCGATCGCCGAGCTGGAGGCGGCGGGAGTGGTGGTGCGCGTTGTCTGA
- a CDS encoding helix-turn-helix domain-containing protein has translation MAETAAALRTVAHNVRAARVRAGLSLEELGRRAQVSKGALVALEKAHGNPNLATLVRLADTLGISVSALMQGQPEGRVRVVTADAVAPLWTGERGSEARLVLTTSGSAPVEVWRWRLEPDEEYPSHPHQAGVVETVSVTSGRMVLVVDGVEHVVEAGQTATFDGDAPHAYRGSGGETCRLIMTVHLPPGPASTA, from the coding sequence ATGGCCGAGACAGCCGCGGCCCTGCGGACCGTCGCCCACAACGTCCGGGCGGCCCGCGTCCGCGCCGGCCTGTCGCTGGAGGAGCTCGGCCGGCGGGCACAGGTCAGCAAGGGGGCCCTGGTGGCGCTGGAGAAAGCCCACGGCAACCCCAACCTGGCCACCCTGGTCCGGCTGGCCGACACCCTCGGCATCTCGGTGTCCGCGCTGATGCAGGGGCAGCCCGAAGGTCGCGTCCGCGTCGTGACCGCCGACGCCGTGGCGCCACTGTGGACTGGAGAGCGGGGAAGCGAGGCTCGGCTCGTGCTGACGACCTCGGGCTCGGCTCCCGTCGAGGTCTGGCGCTGGAGGCTCGAGCCGGACGAGGAGTACCCCAGCCACCCGCACCAGGCCGGAGTCGTGGAAACCGTCAGCGTCACCTCCGGCCGGATGGTCCTGGTCGTCGACGGCGTCGAGCACGTCGTCGAAGCCGGGCAGACCGCCACCTTCGACGGCGACGCCCCTCATGCCTACCGCGGCTCGGGTGGCGAGACCTGCCGCCTGATCATGACCGTTCACCTGCCGCCGGGCCCTGCTTCCACTGCCTGA
- a CDS encoding dihydroorotate dehydrogenase — translation MSVAPERNLRLVRDEPLAPAVRLGDIHLRNRLVTSSSLLGYGVANAKLIPYGMSPISQFVPLERFGAVTTRTLTVEPREGHFTTRDQWPLHELPALLKRYGQALRQVDGGWLNAFGWCNVGLDAYLRDYYPRTGGQNTIISVGGFSAEEFVTLVDKINDAVPAGDIAAVEFNVSCHNVNFDFNAIIESVLAEAVPRSAHPVILKLSPDYDYLAHARLAAKHGVSALTAINTVKGLRLDPETGEPLLKNRFGGLSGRAIKPIGLRVVAELRDAGVKLPIIATGGIRTFDDCREYFWAGADAVSLGSATWFASYPGYALSPFYAARVRNLLRRIESYHPPTR, via the coding sequence GTGAGCGTGGCCCCAGAGCGCAACCTACGGCTGGTCCGGGACGAACCCCTCGCGCCCGCCGTCCGGCTCGGCGACATCCACCTGCGCAACCGCCTGGTGACCTCGTCCAGCCTGCTCGGCTACGGGGTCGCCAACGCCAAGCTCATCCCCTACGGCATGAGCCCGATCTCGCAGTTCGTGCCGCTGGAGCGCTTCGGCGCGGTCACCACCCGGACGCTGACCGTCGAGCCGCGCGAGGGCCACTTCACCACCCGCGACCAGTGGCCGCTGCACGAGCTGCCCGCGCTGCTCAAGCGCTACGGGCAGGCGCTGCGGCAGGTGGACGGCGGCTGGCTCAACGCCTTCGGCTGGTGCAACGTCGGGCTCGACGCCTACCTGCGCGACTACTACCCGCGCACCGGCGGGCAGAACACGATCATCTCCGTCGGCGGGTTCTCGGCGGAGGAGTTCGTGACGCTGGTCGACAAGATCAACGACGCGGTGCCCGCAGGCGACATCGCGGCCGTGGAGTTCAACGTCTCCTGCCACAACGTCAACTTCGACTTCAACGCCATCATCGAGTCGGTGCTGGCCGAGGCCGTGCCGCGCAGCGCGCACCCGGTCATCCTCAAGCTGTCGCCGGACTACGACTACCTGGCCCACGCCCGGCTCGCCGCCAAGCACGGCGTCTCCGCGCTGACCGCCATCAACACGGTGAAGGGCCTGCGGCTGGACCCCGAGACCGGCGAGCCGCTGCTGAAGAACCGCTTCGGCGGGCTGTCCGGGCGCGCGATCAAGCCGATCGGCCTGCGGGTGGTCGCCGAGCTGCGCGACGCGGGGGTGAAGCTGCCGATCATCGCCACCGGCGGCATCCGCACCTTCGACGACTGCCGCGAGTACTTCTGGGCCGGTGCCGACGCGGTCAGCCTCGGCAGCGCGACCTGGTTCGCCAGCTACCCCGGCTACGCGCTCTCGCCGTTCTACGCCGCGCGGGTGCGCAACCTGCTGCGACGCATCGAGAGCTACCACCCGCCGACCCGCTGA
- a CDS encoding glycoside hydrolase family 172 protein produces the protein MSGYGSFGSSLRDLPRLRRSRRGRVSSWDTSGGNDDRIRLQPGQTRELADIRGPGVITHIWCTVAVEHAGQPEEVEADYLRRLVLKITWDDSAHPSVLVPLGDFFGMGHGRTGNFVSAPLQMSPQDGKGFNCWFAMPFASGARFELISEMSVKPVVFYYYIDFEQHDEADPELGYFHAQWRRENPTDGIEQGDQTNDEYLFGGANSDGAGNYVLLEAEGRGHYVGCVLNVHNLRETSEWNWYGEGDDMIFIDGEPWPPRLHGTGTEDYFNTAWCPSQAYHAPYHGLTMPGGANWSGQVSYYRFHVEDPVVFERSIRVTIEHGHANKLNNDVSSTAYWYQTLPSLPFGLAPVDQRLPRPL, from the coding sequence ATGTCCGGGTACGGATCATTCGGGAGCAGTCTGCGGGACCTGCCGAGGTTGCGGCGCAGCAGACGGGGAAGGGTGTCGAGCTGGGACACCAGCGGCGGCAACGACGACCGGATCCGGCTCCAGCCGGGGCAGACCCGCGAACTGGCCGACATCCGCGGGCCGGGCGTGATCACCCACATCTGGTGCACCGTGGCCGTCGAGCACGCCGGTCAGCCCGAGGAGGTGGAGGCCGACTACCTGCGCAGGCTCGTGCTGAAGATCACCTGGGACGACTCGGCGCACCCGAGCGTGCTGGTGCCGCTGGGCGACTTCTTCGGCATGGGCCACGGCCGGACCGGCAACTTCGTCTCCGCGCCGCTGCAGATGAGCCCGCAGGACGGCAAGGGCTTCAACTGCTGGTTCGCCATGCCCTTCGCTTCCGGGGCGCGCTTCGAGCTGATCAGCGAGATGAGCGTCAAACCGGTGGTCTTCTATTACTACATCGACTTCGAGCAGCACGACGAGGCCGATCCCGAGCTGGGCTACTTCCACGCCCAGTGGCGCCGGGAGAACCCCACCGACGGCATCGAGCAGGGCGACCAGACCAACGACGAGTACCTCTTCGGCGGCGCCAACAGCGACGGCGCGGGCAACTACGTGCTGCTGGAGGCCGAGGGCCGCGGCCACTACGTGGGCTGCGTGCTCAACGTCCACAACCTGCGCGAGACCAGCGAATGGAACTGGTACGGCGAGGGCGACGACATGATCTTCATCGACGGCGAGCCGTGGCCGCCGCGCCTGCACGGGACCGGGACCGAGGACTACTTCAACACCGCGTGGTGCCCGTCGCAGGCATACCACGCGCCCTACCACGGGCTGACCATGCCGGGAGGCGCGAACTGGAGCGGCCAGGTGTCCTACTACCGCTTCCACGTCGAGGACCCGGTGGTCTTCGAGCGCTCGATCCGGGTCACCATCGAGCACGGGCACGCCAACAAGCTCAACAACGACGTCTCGTCGACCGCGTACTGGTACCAGACGCTGCCGTCGCTGCCGTTCGGGCTGGCCCCGGTGGACCAGCGCCTGCCGCGCCCGCTGTGA
- a CDS encoding B3/B4 domain-containing protein, which produces MRTFQLAPAVADAFPGTLIAVVAAAGLRGGEPWPHTAALLDELEQQLADGTWQPADETDPRIEAWHTAYRSFGTNPRRTRPSVDALGRRLAKRGTLPRINPAVDSYNAVSVRHALPAGAFDLDHVTGDVVIRHADGTESFTPLGEPGTVENPRPGEVIYTDATGVLTRHWNHRDAHRTRVTEDSAHVAFVLETLHADRDGHLLEEAVNDLQGLLTPHAEQTAVQYLSPAQCRIIA; this is translated from the coding sequence ATGCGCACCTTCCAACTTGCCCCCGCCGTCGCAGATGCCTTCCCCGGCACCCTGATCGCCGTGGTCGCCGCCGCCGGCCTGCGCGGCGGCGAGCCCTGGCCGCACACCGCCGCCCTCCTGGACGAACTGGAGCAGCAGCTCGCCGACGGCACCTGGCAGCCCGCCGACGAGACCGATCCCCGCATCGAGGCCTGGCACACCGCATACCGCTCCTTCGGCACCAACCCCCGCCGCACGCGCCCCAGCGTCGACGCGCTCGGCCGCCGCCTGGCCAAGAGGGGAACCCTGCCGCGCATCAACCCGGCCGTCGACTCCTACAACGCCGTCTCCGTCCGCCACGCGCTGCCCGCGGGTGCTTTCGACCTGGACCACGTCACCGGCGACGTCGTCATCCGCCACGCCGACGGCACCGAGTCCTTCACCCCGCTCGGCGAACCCGGCACCGTCGAGAACCCCAGGCCCGGCGAGGTCATCTACACCGACGCCACCGGAGTCCTGACGCGCCACTGGAACCACCGCGACGCCCACCGCACCCGCGTCACCGAGGACTCCGCGCACGTCGCCTTCGTCCTCGAAACCCTCCACGCCGACCGTGACGGCCACCTCCTGGAGGAAGCGGTGAACGACCTGCAGGGGCTGCTCACCCCGCACGCCGAGCAAACCGCCGTGCAGTACCTCAGCCCGGCGCAGTGCCGGATCATCGCCTGA